Proteins encoded together in one Longimicrobium sp. window:
- a CDS encoding 4-hydroxy-3-methylbut-2-enyl diphosphate reductase, with product MEQTYFRRGFGLKKEVAPLIRSEYHSTLVERIRARGYRETWGEGSRQVTVRLAEEFGFCYGVDRAVEYAYETRAQFPGRRIFLLGEIIHNPHVNRRLTEMGVVFLHPDEQGAFDFAGLVPDDVVILPAFGATVADFRRLQAVGCILVDTTCGSVLNVWKRVEQYARDGFTALIHGKYLHEETRATASQALKYPEGRFLIVRDMPEARRVTDYIEQAPGAMTRAEFLEHFTPKASAGFDPDLHLRRIGVANQTTMLSGESLDIAAEVGRSLARRYGGEPGFDLSQHFRSFDTICSATQERQDAVHQLVDGPDGPPDVMVVIGGYNSSNTHHLAVLCAQHTVTFHVADASCIDPEAGTIRFKPAGTPLDAPEVVAEDWLPPGPLTVGLTAGASTPNNKIGEAVERLLRTRGLAVDDVPEPAAA from the coding sequence ATGGAGCAAACCTACTTCCGCCGCGGGTTCGGCCTCAAGAAAGAGGTCGCCCCCCTCATCCGGTCCGAGTACCACAGCACCCTCGTGGAGCGCATCCGCGCCCGCGGGTACCGCGAAACCTGGGGCGAGGGAAGCCGGCAGGTGACGGTGCGGCTGGCGGAGGAGTTCGGCTTCTGCTACGGCGTGGACCGGGCCGTGGAATACGCCTACGAGACGCGCGCCCAGTTTCCCGGGCGCCGCATCTTCCTGCTGGGCGAGATCATCCACAACCCCCACGTCAATCGCCGCCTGACGGAGATGGGTGTGGTGTTCCTGCATCCCGACGAGCAGGGCGCCTTCGACTTCGCCGGGCTGGTCCCCGACGACGTGGTCATCCTTCCCGCCTTCGGCGCCACGGTCGCCGACTTCCGGCGGTTGCAGGCCGTGGGCTGCATCCTGGTCGACACCACCTGCGGCAGCGTGCTGAACGTGTGGAAGCGGGTGGAGCAGTACGCGCGGGACGGCTTTACGGCGCTCATCCACGGCAAGTACCTGCACGAGGAAACGCGCGCCACGGCCAGCCAGGCGCTCAAGTACCCCGAGGGGCGCTTCCTGATCGTGCGCGACATGCCCGAGGCGCGGCGGGTGACGGACTACATCGAGCAGGCGCCGGGCGCCATGACCCGCGCCGAGTTCCTGGAGCACTTCACCCCCAAGGCGTCGGCGGGGTTCGATCCCGACCTTCACCTGCGGCGCATCGGTGTGGCCAACCAGACGACCATGCTTTCGGGCGAGTCGCTGGACATCGCCGCCGAGGTGGGCCGGTCGCTCGCCCGGCGGTACGGCGGCGAGCCGGGGTTCGACCTGTCGCAGCACTTCCGCTCGTTCGACACCATCTGCTCGGCCACGCAGGAGCGGCAGGACGCCGTGCACCAGCTGGTGGACGGCCCCGACGGCCCGCCCGACGTGATGGTGGTCATCGGCGGCTACAACTCGTCGAACACCCACCACCTGGCGGTGCTCTGCGCCCAGCACACCGTCACCTTCCACGTGGCCGACGCTTCGTGCATCGACCCCGAGGCGGGCACCATCCGCTTCAAGCCGGCCGGCACCCCGCTGGACGCGCCCGAAGTGGTCGCAGAGGACTGGCTGCCTCCCGGACCGCTGACCGTGGGGCTCACCGCTGGTGCATCCACTCCCAACAACAAGATCGGCGAGGCGGTGGAGCGCCTGCTGCGCACCCGGGGCCTGGCCGTGGACGACGTTCCGGAGCCCGCGGCGGCGTAG
- a CDS encoding HD domain-containing phosphohydrolase, which translates to MTVNLHALLDRATAQERAGSWTDAFHTLESAYQASLDAGDAPALLESVVRLGHCHRLSGQRELAHDVLELALTLGEMHGHAAIAGRALNGLGVLAQDAGELVRAAELYQRANVLGRESNTPVLVGDTEQNLGILANIRGDLDEALQRYQTALSYLEQANTVRGRLSSLNNLGMLHVDMGRLDQADEYFTRALQICEEVGDIVHAGVIHINRAELFLARGELDRAREACDEGFEIFSRLNDEQRQAEALKFYGVIYRESGKLHLATIHLQRAVGITRDTSPLLEAEAQREMARVLRQQGRNRQALEALNRSHALFTSLQARPDLADIDSRVSELEEEFLSLVRFWGESIEAKDHYTLGHCARVADYACRIAERAGMTDRELTWFRMGAFLHDVGKTEVPEEILNKPGRLTDEERATMERHTVIGDEMLAPVEFPWDIRPMVRSHHERWDGRGYPDQLAAEAIPRSARILRLADVFDALTTARSYRAPLTPEQALGIMRDDQGSFDPELFQIFLDLYDEFAPTAAEAASSVSV; encoded by the coding sequence GTGACAGTCAATCTCCACGCCCTCCTCGATCGCGCGACGGCGCAGGAACGCGCCGGCTCGTGGACCGATGCGTTCCACACGCTCGAATCGGCGTACCAGGCCAGCCTGGATGCGGGCGATGCCCCGGCTCTGCTGGAGTCGGTGGTGCGGCTGGGGCACTGCCACCGCCTTTCGGGCCAGCGCGAGCTGGCGCACGACGTACTGGAGCTTGCCCTGACGCTGGGCGAGATGCACGGGCATGCCGCCATCGCGGGGCGGGCACTCAACGGCCTGGGCGTGCTGGCCCAGGATGCGGGCGAACTGGTGCGGGCCGCCGAGCTGTACCAGCGAGCCAATGTGCTGGGGCGCGAGAGCAACACCCCGGTGCTGGTAGGCGACACCGAGCAGAACCTGGGGATCCTCGCCAACATCCGGGGCGATCTGGACGAGGCGCTACAGCGATACCAGACCGCGCTCTCGTACCTGGAGCAGGCGAACACCGTCCGGGGGCGGCTGTCGTCGCTGAACAACCTCGGGATGCTGCACGTAGACATGGGGCGCCTGGACCAGGCGGACGAGTACTTCACCCGTGCGCTGCAGATCTGCGAGGAGGTGGGCGACATCGTTCACGCCGGCGTCATCCACATCAACCGCGCCGAGCTGTTCCTGGCCCGCGGCGAGCTGGACCGGGCCCGCGAAGCCTGCGACGAGGGTTTCGAGATCTTCAGCCGGCTCAACGACGAGCAGCGCCAGGCCGAAGCGCTGAAGTTCTACGGCGTCATCTACCGCGAGAGCGGAAAGCTTCACCTGGCCACCATCCACCTGCAGCGCGCCGTCGGAATCACGCGCGACACCAGCCCCCTGCTCGAGGCCGAGGCCCAGCGCGAGATGGCCCGCGTGCTTCGGCAGCAGGGCCGCAACCGGCAGGCGCTGGAGGCGCTCAACCGCTCGCACGCGCTGTTCACCAGCCTGCAGGCGCGGCCGGACCTGGCCGACATCGACAGCCGCGTCTCGGAGCTGGAAGAGGAGTTCCTGTCGCTGGTGCGCTTCTGGGGCGAGTCCATCGAGGCCAAGGACCACTACACGCTGGGCCACTGCGCGCGCGTGGCCGACTACGCCTGCCGCATCGCCGAGCGGGCGGGGATGACGGACCGCGAGCTGACCTGGTTCCGGATGGGGGCCTTCCTTCACGACGTGGGGAAGACCGAGGTGCCCGAGGAGATTTTGAACAAGCCGGGAAGGCTGACCGACGAGGAACGGGCGACGATGGAGCGCCACACCGTCATCGGCGACGAGATGCTGGCGCCGGTGGAGTTTCCCTGGGACATCCGCCCGATGGTGCGAAGCCACCACGAGCGCTGGGACGGCAGGGGCTATCCCGACCAGCTGGCGGCGGAGGCCATCCCCCGGTCCGCCCGCATCCTGCGCCTGGCCGACGTCTTCGACGCCCTGACCACCGCCCGCAGCTACCGCGCGCCGCTGACCCCGGAGCAGGCCCTGGGCATCATGCGCGACGACCAGGGCTCGTTCGATCCCGAGCTGTTCCAGATCTTCCTGGACCTGTACGACGAGTTCGCCCCCACGGCCGCCGAAGCCGCCTCTTCCGTCTCGGTTTGA